From Musa acuminata AAA Group cultivar baxijiao chromosome BXJ3-8, Cavendish_Baxijiao_AAA, whole genome shotgun sequence, one genomic window encodes:
- the LOC135581154 gene encoding uncharacterized protein LOC135581154 produces the protein MPLQSLATDAFGVLTISLVFLTATLGLLCIFHSLYFQFWISRRHYLQLRYFNGPWVSRIILILVSIWWGFGEIVRLRFLHTRLFSSQAWQRSICKFYILSNLGFAEPSMFLILSFLLHASLQKRESGTLSRRWNRKSLAYVLLFCFPIFIMQIAIILVGAGFSNEEQSDKKISISKFFTCASSLTDGDTVCKYPLLSTIILAGFYALLICYVTYVGAQILSLVINKGLRRRIYVLIASVILLLPLRALLLGFSVLPSPGSLLYEASVFLSFLMLLFCTTVGICTLVFFPVSDSLALRDIGHAGIRGMPYDDYYHDGALLIVNQSDQRPSRNSDESAKSGSTSFCSINLGGFAASEDISEARLSHGPAIIPSSVS, from the coding sequence ATGCCCCTGCAGAGTCTTGCCACCGATGCATTTGGTGTATTGACCATTTCCCTTGTCTTCCTGACTGCCACTCTTGGTCTACTATGCATCTTCCATTCTCTGTACTTCCAGTTCTGGATCAGTAGAAGACATTATCTGCAGCTCAGATATTTTAATGGGCCCTGGGTTAGTCGGATCATTTTAATTCTAGTCTCTATTTGGTGGGGCTTTGGGGAGATTGTTAGGTTGAGATTCCTACATACAAGGCTCTTTTCCAGCCAAGCATGGCAGAGAAGCATCTGCAAATTCTACATCCTCTCAAATTTAGGGTTTGCAGAACCAAGCATGTTTCTTATTCTTTCATTCCTTCTCCATGCCTCACTGCAGAAAAGGGAATCTGGCACACTGAGCCGACGGTGGAACAGAAAGTCGCTTGCGTATGTGCTGCTCTTCTGCTTTCCGATTTTCATTATGCAAATTGCCATCATTCTAGTTGGTGCTGGGTTTAGCAATGAAGAGCAGAGTGACAAGAAAATCAGTATATCAAAGTTCTTCACATGTGCATCTTCCTTAACAGACGGTGATACTGTATGCAAGTATCCACTTCTAAGCACTATAATTCTTGCGGGTTTTTATGCCCTCCTGATCTGCTATGTGACATATGTCGGTGCACAGATATTGTCATTGGTCATCAACAAAGGTTTGCGGCGAAGGATTTATGTTCTGATAGCATCAGTCATCCTTCTCCTTCCATTGAGGGCTCTTCTCCTTGGATTCTCTGTTCTTCCTAGCCCAGGCAGTCTGCTGTATGAGGCCAGTGTGTTCTTATCTTTCCTCATGCTGTTGTTTTGCACTACTGTTGGCATCTGCACTCTAGTGTTCTTCCCCGTGTCGGATTCCTTGGCACTGAGAGACATAGGCCATGCTGGAATCAGAGGCATGCCCTACGATGACTACTACCATGATGGTGCTCTTCTCATTGTTAACCAGAGCGATCAAAGGCCAAGTAGGAATTCTGATGAATCTGCAAAGAGTGGCTCCACGTCTTTTTGCAGCATAAACTTGGGTGGTTTTGCAGCATCAGAAGATATTAGCGAAGCCAGACTCTCACATGGTCCTGCCATTATTCCCTCATCTGTGTCATAA
- the LOC103995963 gene encoding molybdopterin synthase sulfur carrier subunit isoform X1, which produces MTEEPKDTCDMIGSQKTNPSRDKDLAPYIKIKVLFFARARDLTGSTELCLEMPDGSTARDCMNKLLIEFPNLREIYNSMVLALNEEYAPESTVLRNKDELAIIPPISGG; this is translated from the exons ATGACGGAAGAACCCAAAG ACACTTGCGATATGATTGGAAGCCAAAAAACAAATCCTTCTCGGGATAAGGATCTTGCTCCATATATTAAGATTAAAGTTCttttctttgccagagctcgggaTCTTACTGGATCGACAGAGTTATGTCTTGAAATGCCAGATGGTAGCACTGCCAGAGATTGTATGAATAAACTCTTAATTGAATTTCCAAATTTACGGGAAATTTATAATTCCATGGTTTTGGCTCTTAATGAGGAATATGCTCCAGAATCGACAGTATTGAGAAATAAAGATGAATTGGCTATCATTCCCCCAATAAGCGGAGGTTGA
- the LOC103995963 gene encoding molybdopterin synthase sulfur carrier subunit isoform X2 — protein sequence MIGSQKTNPSRDKDLAPYIKIKVLFFARARDLTGSTELCLEMPDGSTARDCMNKLLIEFPNLREIYNSMVLALNEEYAPESTVLRNKDELAIIPPISGG from the coding sequence ATGATTGGAAGCCAAAAAACAAATCCTTCTCGGGATAAGGATCTTGCTCCATATATTAAGATTAAAGTTCttttctttgccagagctcgggaTCTTACTGGATCGACAGAGTTATGTCTTGAAATGCCAGATGGTAGCACTGCCAGAGATTGTATGAATAAACTCTTAATTGAATTTCCAAATTTACGGGAAATTTATAATTCCATGGTTTTGGCTCTTAATGAGGAATATGCTCCAGAATCGACAGTATTGAGAAATAAAGATGAATTGGCTATCATTCCCCCAATAAGCGGAGGTTGA